In Fodinibius saliphilus, a genomic segment contains:
- the greA gene encoding transcription elongation factor GreA codes for MDKNYLSREGFEELEEELEDLKGRGRREIAEEIAEARAKGDLSENAEYDAAKEAQGMLEKRIAELENALANARILDEEDIKTDKAYLLSTVTIHNHTVDKEVKYTLVSKDEANFKENKISVDSPIGQAILGSEIDDVVEVEVPAGKLKLEIKNIER; via the coding sequence GTGGACAAGAATTATTTATCACGTGAAGGATTTGAAGAGTTAGAAGAAGAGCTTGAAGATCTTAAAGGGCGTGGACGAAGAGAAATTGCTGAAGAAATTGCTGAGGCACGTGCAAAAGGAGACCTTAGTGAAAATGCGGAGTATGACGCGGCCAAAGAGGCGCAGGGTATGCTAGAAAAACGAATCGCGGAACTAGAAAATGCACTAGCTAATGCACGCATTCTTGATGAAGAGGATATCAAGACAGACAAAGCATATTTACTTTCAACGGTAACTATTCACAACCACACGGTTGATAAAGAGGTGAAGTATACTCTCGTATCTAAAGATGAGGCAAATTTCAAAGAGAATAAAATTTCTGTTGATTCCCCGATTGGCCAGGCCATTCTCGGATCTGAGATTGATGATGTCGTGGAAGTAGAGGTTCCGGCTGGAAAGCTTAAATTAGAAATTAAAAATATTGAACGATAA
- a CDS encoding UDP-glucose dehydrogenase family protein, with the protein MNLAVIGTGYVGLVSGTCFADSGNDVTCVDIDEEKVARLREGEVPIYEPGLEPIFARSIREGRLHFTTEMEQAVAEADIVFLCLPTPPGGDGQADLSAVMSVAGQLGPLLEDYTVIVNKSTVPVGTADRVRRAIAEQASEALFDVVSNPEFLREGAAVDDFMKPERVVIGASSERAAEIMTTLYEPFVRSGNPIITMDPRSSELTKYAANAMLATKITFMNEIANICERVGANVDNVRRGIGTDSRIGKRFLFAGIGYGGSCFPKDVQAIHHTAGEHGYDFKIVDSVMKVNNRQKTSIVRKMEDYFGTDDFSGKTFGMWGLSFKPETDDIREAPALYIAEELVSRGATLIAYDPEAIGTFKQATTGEVLDHTTFVHNQKEALDDINALVICTEWNEFRRPTVDNFADEMKQPVIFDGRNLYDLNRARKAGITYISVGRPEINTPKPEPAE; encoded by the coding sequence ATGAATTTAGCAGTAATAGGCACCGGATACGTAGGGCTGGTCAGCGGCACCTGTTTCGCCGATTCCGGTAATGATGTAACATGTGTAGATATTGATGAAGAAAAAGTGGCCCGGCTTCGCGAGGGCGAAGTCCCCATTTATGAGCCGGGCCTGGAGCCGATCTTTGCCCGCAGCATCCGTGAGGGACGCCTCCACTTTACCACGGAGATGGAGCAGGCCGTCGCCGAGGCTGATATCGTGTTCTTGTGCCTGCCGACCCCGCCGGGTGGCGACGGGCAGGCCGACCTGTCGGCCGTGATGAGCGTGGCCGGACAGCTTGGCCCACTGCTGGAGGATTATACCGTGATTGTGAACAAGTCGACCGTGCCGGTAGGCACCGCCGACCGCGTGCGCCGGGCCATTGCCGAGCAGGCTTCCGAGGCCCTCTTTGATGTGGTCTCCAACCCGGAGTTCCTGCGCGAAGGCGCCGCCGTGGACGATTTTATGAAACCCGAACGTGTAGTGATCGGGGCGAGCAGTGAGCGGGCCGCTGAAATAATGACGACCCTCTATGAACCGTTTGTCCGCTCGGGCAACCCTATTATCACGATGGACCCGCGCAGCTCGGAGCTGACCAAGTATGCGGCCAACGCCATGCTGGCCACTAAGATTACCTTTATGAACGAGATCGCCAATATCTGCGAGCGCGTGGGCGCCAATGTCGACAACGTACGCCGTGGCATCGGCACCGACTCGCGCATTGGCAAGCGTTTTCTGTTTGCGGGCATCGGCTACGGGGGCAGCTGCTTCCCCAAAGATGTGCAGGCGATCCACCATACGGCCGGGGAGCATGGCTACGACTTTAAAATTGTGGATTCGGTGATGAAGGTGAATAACCGCCAGAAAACCTCCATCGTCCGTAAGATGGAAGACTATTTTGGCACTGATGACTTCAGCGGCAAGACTTTTGGGATGTGGGGGCTTTCCTTTAAGCCCGAGACCGACGATATCCGCGAGGCCCCGGCGCTGTATATCGCCGAAGAGTTGGTCAGCCGAGGTGCAACGCTCATTGCCTACGACCCGGAAGCCATCGGCACCTTCAAGCAGGCGACAACAGGAGAGGTGCTGGACCATACCACCTTCGTCCATAACCAGAAGGAAGCCCTGGACGACATCAATGCCTTGGTCATATGCACCGAGTGGAATGAGTTCCGTCGCCCTACGGTCGACAATTTTGCCGATGAGATGAAACAGCCGGTAATCTTCGACGGCCGGAACCTCTACGACCTGAACCGGGCCCGTAAGGCCGGTATCACCTATATAAGCGTAGGGCGGCCAGAAATCAATACCCCAAAGCCAGAACCTGCAGAATAG
- a CDS encoding NUDIX domain-containing protein: protein MSKLVDLYPYIRDNGTIKLLVLKRAADVIYAEQWRMVGGKVNKGESHVEAARRELKEETGLKPERFWTVPSLNQFYDHHSDAIRQIPAFAAEVDPNKEIELNHEHVDYIWISEVEIESYISWPEQARLMKLIATIITNNEIIDEWLI from the coding sequence ATGAGCAAATTGGTTGACCTATATCCTTACATCAGGGATAATGGGACTATAAAGCTATTGGTTCTGAAACGTGCAGCTGACGTTATATATGCAGAGCAATGGCGGATGGTAGGGGGAAAGGTCAACAAAGGAGAAAGCCATGTGGAGGCAGCTCGTAGGGAGTTAAAAGAGGAAACCGGTCTAAAGCCGGAACGATTTTGGACAGTTCCTTCTTTAAACCAATTTTACGACCACCATTCTGATGCCATTCGACAGATACCTGCTTTTGCCGCAGAAGTGGATCCAAACAAAGAGATTGAGCTCAACCATGAACATGTCGATTATATTTGGATTTCAGAAGTTGAAATTGAATCCTATATTAGCTGGCCTGAGCAAGCACGTTTGATGAAACTTATTGCTACAATTATTACCAACAATGAAATTATTGACGAGTGGTTAATTTGA
- a CDS encoding UDP-glucuronic acid decarboxylase family protein, producing the protein MQNKKRVLITGGAGFLGSHLCDRFVEEGFEVICMDNLSTGSADNISHLIGNDNFTFINHDVTNYIHVGGDLDFILHFASPASPIDYLEMPIQTLKVGSLGTHKALGLAKAKDARFLLASTSEVYGDPLTHPQSETYWGNVNPIGFRGVYDEAKRFAEAMTMAYHRFHGVDTRIVRIFNTYGSRMRIHDGRALPTFMRQALRGNPLTVYGDGSQTRSFMYVDDLVEGVWRLSQTDHIHPINIGNPDEITILEFAKEIIELTGSESEITFEELPKDDPQVRQPDISRAKEVLDWEPQYDRKEGLKKTFDYFKKKALKEVSQ; encoded by the coding sequence GTGCAAAACAAAAAACGTGTCCTCATTACCGGAGGAGCTGGATTTTTGGGATCTCATCTCTGTGATCGGTTTGTTGAGGAAGGATTTGAGGTTATCTGTATGGATAATCTTAGTACAGGAAGTGCAGACAATATCTCTCATCTTATTGGGAATGATAACTTTACATTTATCAATCATGATGTTACCAATTATATCCATGTAGGCGGAGATCTTGACTTCATTTTGCATTTTGCATCTCCGGCTTCTCCAATTGATTATCTGGAGATGCCCATTCAAACATTAAAAGTTGGATCTTTGGGTACGCATAAAGCTTTGGGATTAGCAAAAGCCAAAGATGCGCGTTTCCTATTGGCTTCTACCAGTGAGGTGTATGGCGATCCGCTAACCCACCCCCAAAGTGAAACCTATTGGGGTAATGTAAACCCTATTGGGTTCAGAGGGGTTTATGATGAGGCCAAACGTTTTGCTGAAGCAATGACAATGGCTTATCACAGATTTCACGGTGTCGACACTCGAATTGTAAGAATATTTAATACCTATGGCAGCCGAATGCGAATTCATGATGGCCGTGCATTACCCACATTTATGAGGCAGGCTCTGCGGGGGAATCCGTTAACGGTTTATGGTGACGGATCACAAACTCGCTCATTTATGTATGTAGATGATTTGGTAGAGGGGGTATGGAGATTATCACAAACTGACCATATACATCCTATAAATATTGGAAATCCTGATGAGATAACAATATTGGAGTTCGCCAAAGAAATCATCGAATTAACCGGTTCAGAAAGTGAAATTACGTTTGAAGAACTTCCCAAAGATGATCCGCAGGTTCGTCAGCCAGATATCAGCCGTGCAAAAGAAGTGTTAGATTGGGAGCCCCAGTATGACCGTAAGGAAGGACTCAAAAAAACATTTGATTACTTTAAAAAGAAGGCCTTAAAGGAAGTATCCCAATAA
- the pta gene encoding phosphate acetyltransferase, whose translation MMVSVINRIRDKAASKNKKIILPETGDPRVLRAGSYLCNEKICEVIFIGEQNEIVKTAKEEGIVLPKELSFFNSKEIDKTLVDYLYERRKHKGISREKAEDALKDPLYLGGALVAKEEADGCVAGSIATTGEVIRAAIHTIGLREGTGIVSSTFLMVLKDGKVLTYADCGVVPYPDRDQLADIAIESSRTHRILTGEEPMVAMLSFSTKGSAEHERIQVVTNALRIIRNKKPDLPIDGELQFDAAFVPDVAERKAPRSEVAGKANVFIFPNLDAGNIAYKITERLAGASATGPILQGLAKPMMDLSRGCSWQDIVNAACVSILMSDS comes from the coding sequence ATGATGGTTTCTGTAATAAATCGTATTCGAGATAAGGCAGCTTCTAAAAATAAAAAGATTATTTTACCAGAGACTGGCGACCCCAGGGTGTTACGGGCTGGTTCATATTTATGTAATGAGAAAATTTGTGAAGTCATTTTTATAGGGGAGCAAAATGAGATTGTAAAAACAGCTAAGGAAGAAGGTATTGTATTACCAAAGGAGCTCTCTTTTTTCAATTCCAAAGAGATTGATAAGACGCTTGTTGATTATCTGTATGAGCGGCGAAAGCACAAAGGTATTAGCAGGGAAAAGGCCGAAGACGCTTTGAAAGATCCTCTTTACCTTGGCGGAGCTTTGGTAGCTAAGGAAGAAGCTGATGGATGTGTAGCCGGGTCCATTGCCACAACAGGAGAAGTTATTCGGGCAGCTATTCATACTATTGGACTTCGGGAGGGCACAGGCATTGTATCAAGCACATTTTTGATGGTGTTAAAAGATGGCAAGGTGCTAACATATGCTGATTGTGGAGTAGTTCCCTACCCGGATAGAGATCAGCTGGCTGATATTGCTATTGAATCATCCCGAACCCATAGAATATTGACCGGAGAGGAGCCTATGGTAGCGATGTTGTCATTTTCTACCAAGGGGAGTGCCGAACATGAACGTATCCAAGTAGTGACTAATGCACTCAGGATCATTAGAAATAAAAAGCCGGATCTGCCAATCGACGGGGAATTACAGTTTGATGCAGCATTTGTCCCCGATGTAGCTGAAAGAAAAGCACCGAGGTCAGAAGTAGCGGGAAAGGCTAATGTATTTATTTTTCCTAACCTCGATGCTGGTAATATTGCGTATAAAATAACCGAACGATTAGCCGGTGCCAGTGCAACAGGACCTATACTACAAGGACTTGCCAAACCAATGATGGATCTATCACGAGGATGTAGCTGGCAGGATATTGTAAATGCTGCTTGTGTTTCCATATTAATGAGCGATTCGTAA
- a CDS encoding caspase family protein, which produces MQRGEVSPSESMLSLDLMARTKYRYTQRVLAQRNIQKYKLRPGFIAVGLSGAALAFIAANSNAVNKTRSKARMWTLNAVGTTMVAAGFLNMKAVGTPRTTGEERFLKKSGNIVRIDTVAIKQTEDATAYVSVQYQDSTIRNEEIRALTDGQLQIPLSELLNDQNIAGPDPGNVSISIQFKDSLYEYKYPVYDILEPYAQVVSRITSLRNSTDNTTTNNIVADLGEGSQVKIASTKDDEWFRVMYGISEHFIHKEDAEIVWRSSDFNQQDQLVTVPRLPFGEVDVETNIPVLRTSKDNAIALIIANKNYSGRYKQRSYAHRDARLIKTYLQTSLGYKSDNIFDVREISSRDTLNMVLSRMRSIANDSTELSVFISGYGEVDSSSGNSQLKFLGVNDIKEEATAVLDLEKLFKTLSKLTKEKTIILSDIDFSQSMGTNISVLKTQRILESSIRNLGSEDKWSVLFGAQLNQASQVYISSTGSGKKHHIFPYFFAKALQNRITDLSEIHQYLERNVSYTARKLHDTPQDPLLLGNTLLDLGE; this is translated from the coding sequence ATGCAAAGGGGAGAAGTGAGTCCCAGCGAATCTATGCTTAGCTTGGACCTCATGGCTCGCACTAAATATCGCTATACACAGCGGGTACTAGCTCAACGAAATATTCAAAAGTACAAGTTGCGGCCAGGTTTCATCGCGGTGGGATTAAGTGGAGCCGCTCTTGCCTTTATCGCAGCTAATTCTAACGCAGTCAATAAAACCAGATCCAAAGCCAGAATGTGGACCCTCAATGCGGTAGGGACAACTATGGTTGCCGCGGGTTTTTTAAATATGAAAGCGGTAGGAACTCCTCGCACTACAGGAGAAGAACGCTTTTTAAAGAAGTCCGGAAATATCGTGCGGATAGATACTGTTGCAATAAAACAGACTGAGGATGCTACTGCATATGTTTCTGTTCAGTATCAAGACTCGACAATTCGAAATGAAGAGATCAGAGCTTTAACAGATGGACAGCTTCAGATACCACTGTCAGAATTATTAAATGATCAAAATATAGCAGGACCAGATCCGGGGAACGTGAGTATTTCGATCCAGTTTAAAGATTCGTTATATGAGTACAAATATCCTGTTTATGATATTCTTGAGCCATATGCTCAGGTTGTGTCGCGCATTACTTCATTACGAAACAGTACTGACAACACAACTACGAATAATATCGTGGCTGACCTGGGAGAAGGGAGTCAAGTTAAAATAGCCAGCACGAAAGATGATGAATGGTTTCGTGTGATGTATGGTATTTCAGAACATTTTATTCATAAAGAAGATGCTGAGATTGTTTGGAGATCTTCAGATTTCAATCAACAAGATCAACTGGTAACAGTACCGAGACTGCCTTTTGGAGAAGTAGATGTTGAAACAAATATACCGGTTCTGCGAACGTCGAAAGATAATGCAATAGCTCTTATTATTGCTAACAAAAATTATTCGGGGCGATATAAACAGAGAAGTTATGCTCACCGTGATGCTCGACTTATAAAGACCTACTTGCAAACTTCACTCGGTTATAAATCGGATAATATTTTTGATGTCAGGGAGATTTCCAGCCGCGATACCCTAAATATGGTGCTCTCAAGAATGCGTTCTATTGCAAACGACAGTACTGAGCTTTCAGTATTCATAAGTGGATATGGAGAAGTGGATAGTTCTTCAGGTAACAGTCAGCTGAAATTCCTTGGAGTGAATGATATAAAAGAAGAAGCTACTGCAGTTTTAGATCTTGAAAAACTTTTCAAAACACTTTCTAAGCTTACCAAGGAAAAAACGATCATATTAAGCGATATAGACTTTAGTCAATCAATGGGCACTAATATTTCTGTATTAAAAACGCAGAGGATTTTAGAAAGTAGCATCCGGAACCTGGGTAGCGAAGATAAGTGGTCCGTATTATTCGGAGCGCAGCTTAACCAAGCATCACAAGTTTACATATCCAGTACCGGCAGTGGAAAAAAACACCATATATTTCCCTATTTCTTTGCCAAAGCTTTACAGAATAGAATTACTGATCTATCAGAGATTCATCAATATTTAGAGCGAAATGTGTCGTACACAGCCCGAAAGCTGCATGACACTCCCCAAGATCCGCTATTACTTGGTAATACACTGTTGGATTTAGGGGAGTAA
- a CDS encoding TrmH family RNA methyltransferase translates to MDKLSTKEILEQNLDRETPGELSQLKILLHDVRSMHNVGAAFRSADAFGIDRLLLSGFSPTPPRPEISKTAIGAEKHVDWNYIEDLPHQIEKLKAEGYLFLGLEQTTVSTLLPDYEVPKDQKICLVFGNEVTGVDEDILNFIDDFVEIPQYGHKHSLNVSVTVGVALYGILQKYWS, encoded by the coding sequence ATGGATAAACTAAGTACCAAAGAGATACTTGAACAGAATTTGGATCGTGAAACACCTGGCGAGCTTTCACAACTCAAAATATTGCTCCATGATGTTCGAAGTATGCATAACGTAGGTGCTGCTTTTCGCAGTGCTGATGCCTTTGGTATTGACAGGCTCTTACTTTCTGGCTTTAGCCCCACTCCCCCCCGACCAGAGATCTCGAAGACAGCTATTGGTGCGGAGAAACATGTAGATTGGAATTATATCGAAGATTTGCCTCATCAGATAGAAAAGTTAAAAGCTGAAGGATATCTTTTTTTAGGCCTTGAACAAACAACCGTAAGTACTTTGCTACCTGATTATGAAGTTCCAAAGGATCAAAAAATCTGTTTGGTTTTTGGCAATGAGGTCACGGGAGTTGATGAAGATATACTGAATTTTATTGATGATTTTGTGGAAATACCGCAATATGGTCACAAGCATTCCCTTAACGTTTCTGTTACTGTTGGGGTTGCTTTATATGGAATTCTTCAAAAGTATTGGTCTTAG
- a CDS encoding DinB family protein, whose protein sequence is MEKPVLRRDLKENTQTLLKTISYFSADKFNTVPPNGGWSAAQVCQHLILVDGGAVRLLTAEGREIDRKPGDKIPVFKKRMHDFETKMNATDPITPDGNPKDKEQMLGMLQDIRQRMTSLIEAKDLTKLVVTFEHPFFGALTRLEWIVFSIHHSQRHIYQLKKIASAI, encoded by the coding sequence ATGGAAAAACCTGTACTGCGTAGAGATCTAAAGGAGAACACTCAAACATTATTAAAGACTATTTCATATTTTTCAGCAGATAAGTTTAATACAGTACCGCCAAACGGAGGGTGGTCAGCAGCACAGGTATGTCAACATCTTATATTGGTAGATGGAGGTGCTGTACGTCTTCTTACAGCAGAGGGGAGAGAAATAGATCGGAAGCCCGGAGACAAGATCCCTGTTTTTAAAAAGCGAATGCATGACTTTGAAACAAAAATGAATGCAACAGATCCTATTACACCTGATGGCAATCCTAAAGACAAAGAACAGATGCTTGGGATGTTGCAGGATATTAGGCAGCGAATGACCAGCCTTATCGAAGCTAAAGATTTGACAAAGCTTGTAGTAACCTTTGAGCATCCCTTTTTTGGGGCATTAACTCGGCTAGAGTGGATAGTATTTAGCATCCACCATAGTCAACGGCATATTTATCAATTGAAGAAAATTGCTTCCGCAATTTGA